The Ruania alba genome has a window encoding:
- a CDS encoding ABC transporter permease → MSRWLTRWRAALRIARRDALRSKGRTVLVVLLMMLPVAAGTFAIGVLRMSSPTPETQIEWAMGESAQARLSLPCGERIPTVQEADGSPLSCDGGTSLGPVTDAEWASVLPDGADTVDGAQIGTSIRSADALIDYADVIEVDAHLVPGLLGSVTGEPVPTAGEAILVRGVADRLGVGVGDEAEIDLAGDLTAVTVIGLGDSATATTGAVLGPGTIPDGVAEPIWFVVGDSPVSWADVVEINTIGLVVESRSVILDPPPDDVVYVGQFVAPGADTTMIGYVLAVGGLGLLEVVLLVGPAFAVGAKRSARSLALVAAAGGQPGDLRRIVLAGGVVAGLIAAVVGVVVGVVASSILFAALRGSASPMANLVFPVGEWVAVGAVALLLGLAAAWFPARAASRADVVTVLAGRRSEPPQRRGVPWVGLGVAVAGLVLGVVAATVRQPILLAVGAIAVEIGIIVSVGALVALVGRLAPRLGVAGRFALRDANRHRSRTTPAVAAVVAAVAAMTAGLAFTMSEDRAQENIRQPVAADGTGLLNLGTWYSSATEQQALFEDATAIVESELPDAALAPVLEVAEVETGAFHWPVAMTDPAQACPDPSLWAADAEDPRCRFETSMSAGFTWGYQLVDDGTWVSTLGLDGAEEAAAALASGHALTNDPNAIWPDGNVHISSGDGDPENPEEALVLPAHLVPWSSIQYNLVLPLDSVALLPADDDPGSTALDQGLIEVRISGGTITGVSLAQAEVDRVNRLLSDIGPNTRLQVEGQMHQQDSGVTTFVLLAIAAFVALAATGLSVGLALADSRADLATLAAVGASPRIRRRVTAAQAGVIAVIGTATGIVTGIALSFVVGRWAATSYGYGDAWQTIIPWQPLLLALAGIPVLAIAGGWLFTRSRLPVVRRIAS, encoded by the coding sequence ATGAGCCGCTGGCTGACACGCTGGCGTGCTGCCTTGCGTATCGCACGCCGGGACGCGCTGCGGAGCAAGGGTCGCACCGTGTTGGTCGTACTGCTGATGATGCTGCCGGTCGCTGCGGGGACCTTCGCGATCGGTGTGCTGCGGATGTCCTCGCCCACGCCCGAGACCCAGATCGAATGGGCGATGGGTGAGTCGGCCCAGGCCCGCCTCTCGTTGCCGTGCGGTGAGCGGATCCCGACGGTTCAGGAGGCCGACGGCTCGCCCCTTTCATGCGATGGAGGCACCAGTCTGGGGCCGGTGACCGACGCAGAGTGGGCGTCCGTGCTGCCGGACGGAGCGGACACAGTGGACGGCGCGCAGATCGGGACGAGTATCCGTTCGGCAGATGCGCTGATCGACTACGCCGACGTGATCGAGGTGGACGCGCACCTCGTGCCCGGGTTGCTCGGGTCTGTCACCGGGGAGCCCGTGCCCACTGCCGGTGAAGCGATCCTGGTCCGCGGCGTCGCTGACCGCCTCGGCGTGGGTGTCGGGGATGAGGCGGAGATCGACCTTGCCGGGGACCTCACTGCGGTCACGGTCATCGGCCTCGGCGACAGTGCCACCGCCACGACGGGCGCCGTGCTCGGTCCGGGTACCATTCCCGACGGCGTCGCCGAGCCGATCTGGTTCGTCGTCGGGGATTCCCCGGTCAGCTGGGCCGATGTGGTCGAGATCAACACGATCGGCCTTGTGGTGGAGAGCCGGTCGGTGATCCTCGACCCGCCGCCGGACGATGTGGTCTACGTCGGACAGTTCGTCGCCCCCGGTGCCGACACCACGATGATCGGCTACGTCCTCGCGGTTGGTGGCCTGGGGCTGCTGGAGGTGGTCCTCCTGGTGGGTCCGGCGTTCGCGGTGGGTGCGAAGCGGAGCGCACGGTCGCTGGCTCTGGTGGCCGCCGCGGGCGGACAACCGGGCGACCTGCGCCGGATCGTGCTCGCAGGCGGCGTCGTGGCCGGACTGATCGCCGCGGTCGTAGGGGTCGTGGTCGGCGTCGTGGCCAGCTCGATCCTGTTCGCGGCATTACGCGGCTCGGCCAGCCCCATGGCGAACCTGGTCTTTCCTGTGGGGGAGTGGGTGGCTGTGGGGGCGGTTGCCTTGCTGCTCGGCCTCGCTGCCGCCTGGTTCCCGGCGCGCGCGGCGTCCCGGGCGGACGTGGTCACGGTGCTGGCCGGGCGCCGGAGTGAACCGCCGCAGCGGCGAGGAGTTCCGTGGGTGGGTCTCGGAGTGGCCGTCGCAGGTCTCGTGCTCGGCGTCGTTGCCGCGACCGTGAGGCAGCCCATCCTGCTCGCCGTCGGTGCGATCGCGGTAGAGATCGGCATCATCGTGTCCGTTGGAGCATTGGTGGCGCTGGTCGGGCGGCTCGCGCCACGGCTCGGTGTGGCCGGGAGGTTCGCGCTTCGCGATGCGAATAGGCACCGCAGTCGGACCACCCCTGCGGTTGCGGCAGTGGTGGCCGCTGTCGCGGCGATGACGGCGGGTCTGGCATTCACGATGAGTGAGGACCGAGCCCAGGAGAACATCCGGCAGCCGGTCGCCGCCGACGGAACCGGGCTGCTCAACCTCGGCACCTGGTACAGCTCGGCAACCGAGCAACAGGCGTTGTTCGAGGACGCGACCGCGATCGTCGAGAGCGAGCTCCCGGATGCGGCGCTCGCACCGGTGCTCGAGGTCGCCGAAGTCGAGACCGGGGCGTTCCATTGGCCCGTCGCCATGACCGACCCTGCGCAGGCATGCCCCGACCCGTCCCTGTGGGCAGCGGACGCGGAGGATCCACGATGCCGGTTCGAGACGAGTATGTCGGCCGGTTTCACCTGGGGCTACCAACTCGTCGACGACGGAACGTGGGTCAGCACGCTCGGGCTGGATGGCGCCGAAGAGGCAGCTGCAGCACTCGCCAGCGGCCACGCCCTGACTAATGACCCGAACGCGATCTGGCCAGACGGCAATGTGCACATTTCCTCCGGAGACGGCGACCCAGAGAATCCGGAGGAAGCACTGGTGCTTCCGGCCCACCTGGTGCCGTGGTCCTCGATCCAGTACAACCTCGTGCTTCCCCTGGATTCGGTGGCCCTGCTGCCCGCGGATGACGACCCCGGCAGCACAGCGCTCGATCAGGGCCTCATCGAGGTTCGGATCAGCGGTGGCACCATCACCGGCGTGTCCTTGGCTCAAGCCGAGGTGGACCGTGTCAACCGGCTGCTTTCCGACATTGGGCCCAACACGCGCCTCCAGGTCGAAGGCCAGATGCACCAGCAGGACTCCGGCGTGACTACGTTCGTCCTGCTCGCCATCGCCGCCTTCGTCGCTCTCGCCGCCACCGGCTTGAGCGTGGGACTGGCTCTGGCCGACTCCCGTGCCGATCTGGCTACGCTCGCCGCGGTCGGCGCCAGCCCGCGTATCCGGCGTCGGGTCACTGCCGCCCAGGCCGGCGTGATCGCGGTGATTGGAACGGCCACCGGAATCGTCACTGGCATCGCGCTCAGTTTCGTGGTGGGCCGGTGGGCGGCCACCAGTTACGGCTACGGCGATGCCTGGCAGACGATCATCCCGTGGCAGCCGCTGCTGCTCGCGCTCGCCGGAATCCCGGTCCTCGCCATCGCCGGCGGCTGGCTGTTCACGCGATCCCGGCTCCCGGTGGTGCGCCGGATCGCCTCCTGA
- a CDS encoding DUF899 domain-containing protein: MTNAAQPPVVAEDEWRNALDELRVREKAATRELDAIAAQRRRLPMVQLPEYTLVGADGPVRLADVFDGKTQLITYHHMWKPGAEWQCPGCTGFTSQFTRLGFLDNYDARFVIVTQGPIDEALAYAEKVGNRMTWYSTADSPFGADMGAGPGEGFAVNVFFRDGDEVYRTWHTDGRGTEQLTYTFPLIDLLPYGRQEEWQDSPEGWPQQPAYAGWSGSESIAAAYGPKA, encoded by the coding sequence ATGACGAATGCAGCACAGCCACCGGTGGTGGCCGAGGACGAGTGGCGCAACGCGCTGGACGAGCTCCGTGTGCGGGAGAAGGCGGCAACCCGGGAGCTCGACGCGATCGCAGCCCAACGTCGACGACTGCCGATGGTGCAGCTGCCGGAGTACACCCTGGTCGGAGCCGACGGACCGGTGCGCCTGGCCGACGTCTTCGACGGCAAGACGCAGCTGATCACCTACCACCACATGTGGAAGCCGGGCGCGGAGTGGCAGTGCCCCGGCTGCACCGGGTTCACCTCGCAGTTCACCCGGCTCGGTTTCCTGGACAACTACGACGCACGATTCGTGATCGTCACCCAGGGTCCGATCGACGAGGCGCTCGCCTATGCCGAGAAGGTGGGCAACCGGATGACCTGGTACTCCACGGCCGACAGCCCGTTCGGCGCGGACATGGGCGCCGGGCCTGGGGAAGGTTTCGCAGTGAACGTCTTCTTCCGCGACGGTGACGAGGTGTACCGCACCTGGCACACGGACGGGCGCGGCACCGAACAGCTGACCTACACCTTCCCGCTCATCGATCTGCTGCCGTACGGGCGTCAGGAGGAGTGGCAGGACTCCCCCGAGGGGTGGCCGCAGCAGCCCGCCTACGCGGGCTGGTCCGGGTCGGAGAGCATCGCGGCCGCGTACGGCCCGAAAGCGTGA
- a CDS encoding TetR/AcrR family transcriptional regulator, producing the protein MAQSGTYHHGNLRAALVDAGLEMIRTGGPEALSLREVTRAVGVTPSAAYRHFASRQALLAAVAAAVQEHMAEAMLRHWPDGSDAEAARARLHAVGTGYIEFALAEPGWFAAFFPPEGATPDGGPSSAQPPRPFALLTQALDSMVEAGALGPGARGGAEWPCWSAVHGFAHLASTGPLQHRPDPELRALASATVTAIIDGVSSRP; encoded by the coding sequence GTGGCTCAGAGCGGTACCTACCATCACGGGAACCTGCGCGCCGCGCTGGTCGACGCCGGACTGGAGATGATCCGCACGGGAGGTCCCGAGGCGCTCTCGCTACGGGAGGTGACCCGCGCCGTCGGGGTCACCCCGAGTGCCGCCTATCGCCACTTCGCCAGCCGCCAGGCGTTGCTCGCCGCAGTCGCGGCCGCCGTGCAGGAACACATGGCCGAGGCCATGCTGCGGCACTGGCCGGACGGTAGCGACGCCGAGGCCGCCCGCGCGCGCCTGCATGCCGTGGGAACGGGTTACATCGAGTTTGCGCTCGCCGAGCCCGGATGGTTTGCCGCCTTCTTCCCGCCAGAAGGCGCCACGCCCGACGGCGGACCCTCATCTGCGCAGCCGCCGCGCCCGTTCGCTCTGCTCACCCAGGCGCTCGACTCGATGGTCGAGGCCGGTGCGCTCGGCCCAGGTGCCCGGGGCGGCGCCGAGTGGCCGTGCTGGTCCGCCGTGCACGGTTTCGCCCACCTGGCCAGCACCGGGCCGTTGCAGCATCGTCCCGATCCGGAGTTGCGTGCGCTGGCGAGTGCCACGGTGACGGCCATCATCGACGGGGTCAGTTCCCGCCCCTGA
- a CDS encoding ubiquinol-cytochrome c reductase iron-sulfur subunit, with the protein MLLATGGGAAAALTLAACSQPAPEPDELGAGVVLMPLDDVGVGEAKAVTTEDGVEIMVVRSGEQDVHAFSAICTHQGCSIRPEEGELYCPCHGSRFDQSTGEPTDGPAEEPLPEVAVAIEDDNVVTV; encoded by the coding sequence GTGTTGCTCGCCACCGGTGGTGGTGCCGCCGCCGCGCTCACCCTCGCTGCCTGCTCTCAGCCCGCACCCGAACCGGACGAGCTCGGCGCAGGGGTGGTGCTGATGCCCCTCGACGACGTCGGCGTGGGCGAGGCGAAGGCGGTCACCACCGAGGACGGGGTGGAGATCATGGTGGTCCGCTCGGGGGAGCAGGACGTGCATGCGTTCAGCGCGATCTGCACCCACCAGGGGTGCTCGATCCGCCCGGAGGAGGGTGAGCTGTACTGCCCGTGCCACGGGTCCCGGTTCGACCAGAGCACCGGCGAGCCGACCGACGGGCCTGCGGAGGAACCGCTGCCCGAGGTTGCCGTGGCGATCGAGGACGACAACGTCGTCACCGTCTGA
- a CDS encoding cupin domain-containing protein has translation MSDPSRETIVDKHSTVDEKSTHIAAVRIGDIPLKPGALPILDRAMRLRRMDVHPGGVIGLHDHSDRPAILFVLHGSMTVHDDNLGTSAVVNEGEAVAEFGDVQHWAQNNSDKLPLALLTFDLLDDSASPLPTTMPPGH, from the coding sequence GTGAGTGATCCCTCCCGGGAAACGATTGTCGACAAGCACTCGACCGTCGACGAGAAGTCGACGCATATTGCTGCTGTGCGCATTGGAGATATCCCGCTCAAACCTGGAGCATTGCCGATCCTTGATCGGGCCATGCGCCTGCGGAGAATGGACGTACACCCCGGCGGAGTCATTGGTCTGCACGACCATTCCGATCGGCCAGCAATCTTGTTCGTCCTGCACGGGAGCATGACGGTGCACGACGATAACCTCGGGACGTCTGCCGTGGTCAACGAGGGTGAGGCCGTAGCCGAGTTCGGTGACGTCCAGCACTGGGCTCAGAACAACTCCGACAAGCTGCCGCTGGCGCTGCTGACGTTCGACCTGCTCGACGACAGTGCCTCGCCCCTGCCCACGACGATGCCCCCGGGACACTGA
- a CDS encoding ester cyclase, translating into MTTLDRLESAISDYGGIRHIARVDQTSVARTGGARVAPAEVLIIENPALVAQVASVDLELLVDLPIRVHVWQAPGGRTRVRTAQPSQIAASSDHPTVRQVRHAIETILGAWLDFAVSDAEQVDLPAQSGETGELGEGRREMVLPDSSSPRELAARFHPNFNSRRLDRNGERTAEDVVVNSNGVHVYGRDSFVQRLSRYETPFPGLQLRDRIIIEDDRSAAVLYVLQGAHGGPFAGIDATGNQVEAYSGEIFDFNEQGLLAHLLTVTHLGHLKEQVHGHREVSDHEQVTLLPVVPVSAAMGESVTAAARSLYDCEGGDSGTPVIDPETIVILDGTPERGPKAWKARLDAWQTALPDLVVTVERVLADGNRRVVSLLARGTHRGPYAIGGEEPLPPTEKFVEFRMMDFLEFSEAGRLVEVVSIYNTHDIRDQLT; encoded by the coding sequence GTGACGACGTTGGATCGCTTGGAGTCAGCGATCAGCGACTACGGAGGAATCCGCCACATCGCTCGGGTCGACCAGACATCGGTCGCACGTACCGGCGGAGCACGCGTGGCACCGGCCGAGGTGCTGATCATCGAGAACCCTGCGCTCGTCGCCCAGGTGGCGTCTGTCGACCTGGAACTGCTCGTCGACCTCCCGATCCGCGTGCACGTCTGGCAGGCACCCGGCGGTCGGACGCGAGTGCGCACCGCACAGCCCTCACAGATCGCTGCCTCGAGCGATCATCCGACCGTGCGTCAGGTCCGCCATGCCATCGAGACGATCCTTGGCGCCTGGCTGGACTTCGCCGTCAGCGACGCCGAGCAGGTGGACCTGCCCGCGCAGAGCGGTGAAACAGGGGAACTGGGTGAGGGGCGAAGAGAGATGGTGCTCCCGGACAGTTCGTCGCCGCGAGAGCTGGCCGCGCGGTTCCATCCGAACTTCAATAGTCGCCGACTCGATCGGAATGGCGAACGTACGGCCGAGGACGTCGTGGTGAACTCCAATGGTGTGCACGTGTACGGTCGCGACTCCTTCGTCCAGCGGCTCAGCCGCTACGAGACCCCGTTCCCGGGTCTGCAGCTGCGAGACCGGATCATTATTGAAGACGACCGCTCCGCCGCAGTCTTGTACGTCCTTCAAGGAGCACACGGTGGCCCCTTTGCAGGGATCGACGCCACGGGTAACCAGGTCGAGGCATACAGCGGCGAGATCTTCGACTTCAACGAGCAGGGTCTGCTCGCTCACCTCCTCACCGTCACTCACCTCGGACACCTGAAGGAGCAGGTGCACGGCCACCGTGAGGTGTCCGACCACGAGCAGGTGACACTCCTGCCCGTGGTGCCGGTCTCCGCCGCGATGGGCGAGTCCGTGACAGCTGCTGCGCGTTCGCTCTACGACTGCGAAGGCGGAGACTCTGGCACCCCAGTCATCGATCCGGAGACCATCGTCATTCTCGACGGCACTCCTGAACGCGGTCCCAAGGCATGGAAGGCCCGGCTTGACGCGTGGCAGACGGCGCTTCCCGATCTCGTGGTCACCGTCGAGCGGGTCCTGGCGGACGGAAATCGGCGCGTGGTCTCGCTCCTTGCGCGGGGTACTCATCGTGGTCCCTACGCCATCGGGGGCGAGGAACCGCTACCTCCGACCGAGAAATTCGTGGAGTTCCGCATGATGGATTTCCTCGAGTTCTCCGAAG